One genomic window of Vibrio parahaemolyticus includes the following:
- a CDS encoding AMP-dependent synthetase/ligase, translating to MAKLDFHIVKRIREQIANGGTRVALKHKVAGAWQGITWEQFGQQVDTLSLALLAQGLGVQDKIGIFSNNMPQWTIADFAALQLRGVTVPIYPTNTAAQSAYIIDNADVKVLFVGEQPQFDAAVSIFEQCEQLELIVAMSDDIELGDHDFAISWKDFVAKGDTSHQAELDERLEQAKVDDLLTLIYTSGTTGQPKGVMLDYGNIAAQLEGHDQRLSLSQDDVSLCFLPLSHVFERAWTFYVLYKGATNCYLQDTMQVRDALSEVRPTVMCAVPRFYEKIFSAIHEKVSRAPIHRKIMFTWAVNMGAKMALCHQEKRKPSMMLRKAHALADKLVLSKLRALLGGRINFMPCGGAKLDETIGRFFHAIGINVKLGYGMTETTATISCWDDKCFDPDSIGMSMPGAQVKIGENNEILVRGPMVMRGYYKMPEETEKTFDEHGFLKTGDAGHIDENGNLFITDRIKELMKTSGGKYIAPQMIEGAIGKDHFIEQIAVIADTRKFVSALIVPCFDSLEEYAKELNIAYHDRVELIKHHQVVEMLEKRVNELQKELAKFEQVKKFKLLPRAFSMDDGELTPTQKLRRKVINDKYQDEIEEMYNEKSDKK from the coding sequence ATGGCCAAGTTAGATTTTCATATCGTTAAACGTATTCGTGAACAAATTGCGAACGGTGGTACCCGCGTTGCACTGAAACATAAAGTAGCAGGAGCATGGCAAGGTATTACTTGGGAGCAGTTTGGTCAGCAAGTTGATACTTTATCGCTTGCACTTTTGGCTCAGGGTTTAGGAGTCCAAGATAAGATCGGCATTTTCTCAAACAACATGCCGCAATGGACGATTGCTGATTTCGCCGCATTGCAACTGCGTGGCGTGACGGTGCCTATCTACCCAACCAATACTGCCGCTCAGTCGGCATACATCATCGACAACGCAGACGTAAAAGTTCTGTTTGTTGGCGAACAGCCTCAGTTTGATGCTGCTGTGAGCATTTTTGAACAATGTGAGCAGTTAGAGCTGATTGTTGCGATGTCGGACGATATTGAGCTTGGCGATCATGACTTTGCTATCTCTTGGAAAGACTTTGTCGCAAAAGGCGATACAAGCCATCAAGCTGAACTTGATGAGCGTTTGGAACAAGCGAAAGTCGATGATTTGCTTACGCTGATCTACACCTCAGGTACAACGGGTCAACCTAAGGGCGTGATGTTGGATTATGGCAACATCGCAGCGCAGCTAGAAGGTCACGACCAACGCTTGAGCTTATCTCAAGATGATGTTTCTTTGTGTTTCCTTCCGCTTTCACACGTATTTGAACGCGCTTGGACATTCTACGTATTATACAAAGGTGCGACGAACTGTTACTTGCAAGACACTATGCAGGTGCGCGATGCATTAAGTGAAGTGCGTCCAACCGTGATGTGTGCAGTTCCTCGTTTCTACGAAAAGATTTTCTCAGCGATTCACGAGAAAGTGTCTCGAGCACCGATTCATCGCAAGATCATGTTTACTTGGGCGGTGAACATGGGCGCGAAAATGGCACTTTGCCATCAAGAAAAACGCAAACCTTCGATGATGCTGCGCAAAGCACACGCATTAGCTGACAAGCTGGTGCTCAGTAAACTGCGTGCACTGCTCGGTGGTCGTATCAACTTCATGCCATGTGGTGGCGCGAAGTTGGATGAAACTATTGGTCGCTTCTTCCATGCGATTGGCATCAACGTGAAGTTGGGCTACGGCATGACAGAAACCACCGCGACGATTTCGTGCTGGGATGACAAGTGCTTTGATCCGGATTCTATCGGTATGTCGATGCCTGGCGCGCAAGTGAAGATTGGCGAAAACAACGAGATTCTAGTTCGTGGCCCGATGGTGATGCGCGGTTACTACAAAATGCCAGAAGAGACCGAAAAGACGTTTGATGAGCACGGTTTCTTAAAGACCGGTGATGCTGGCCATATTGATGAAAATGGCAACCTGTTCATCACCGATCGCATTAAAGAACTGATGAAAACCTCTGGTGGTAAATACATTGCACCGCAAATGATTGAAGGTGCGATTGGTAAAGACCACTTCATTGAGCAGATTGCGGTGATTGCCGATACACGCAAGTTTGTTTCTGCGCTGATTGTGCCGTGTTTTGACTCTCTTGAAGAATATGCGAAAGAACTGAACATTGCATACCATGACCGAGTTGAGCTTATCAAACACCACCAAGTGGTCGAAATGCTTGAGAAGCGAGTGAATGAACTGCAAAAAGAACTGGCGAAATTTGAGCAAGTTAAGAAGTTCAAACTGCTACCAAGAGCTTTCTCGATGGACGATGGAGAGTTAACGCCAACGCAAAAACTGCGTCGTAAAGTGATTAACGATAAATACCAAGACGAAATCGAAGAAATGTACAACGAAAAGTCAGATAAAAAGTAA
- a CDS encoding acetolactate synthase 3 large subunit: MTAMLSGAEMVVQSLIEENVEQIFGYPGGSVLDIYDALHAKTDQIKHVLVRHEQAATHMADGYARATGKPGVVLVCSGPGATNTITGIATAYMDSIPMIVISGNVPNSLIGNDAFQECDIVGVSRPVVKHSFLVKKAEDIPETIKKAFYISTTGRPGPVVIDLPKDVMNPQIKLPYQYPESISMRSYKPTTSGHKGQIKKALKSLIEAKKPVLYVGGGAVISGAHEHILELADKLNLPVVSTLMGLGAFPGTHKNSLGMLGMHGTYEANMAMHEADLIFGIGVRFDDRTTNNLEKYCPNAKVMHIDIDPSSISKNVKVDLPIVGSAEKVLTTMLGLLAEQDCGNDEAAITKWWDDIQVWRDRQCLSYETSSDRIKPQQVIETLHKLTNGDAYVASDVGQHQMFAALYYPFNKPRRWINSGGLGTMGFGLPAGMGVKFAMPEEEVVVVTGDGSIQMNIQELSTAMQYDIPVKIINLNNRFLGMVKQWQDIIYQGRHSNSYMSSVPDFAAIAEAYGHVGIRIETPDQLEEGLQKALDMKDRLVFVDINVDETEHVYPMQIKGEGMDKMWLSKTERT, encoded by the coding sequence ATGACAGCAATGTTGTCAGGTGCAGAGATGGTGGTGCAATCTCTGATAGAGGAAAACGTAGAGCAGATCTTCGGTTATCCGGGTGGTTCCGTTTTGGATATCTATGATGCACTGCACGCAAAAACCGACCAAATTAAACACGTACTAGTAAGACACGAACAGGCTGCGACGCACATGGCTGATGGCTATGCTCGCGCAACAGGTAAGCCGGGTGTGGTACTGGTATGTTCAGGGCCTGGCGCAACCAATACCATTACCGGTATTGCAACGGCGTACATGGACTCCATCCCGATGATCGTGATTTCAGGGAACGTGCCAAACAGCCTGATTGGTAACGACGCTTTCCAAGAATGTGACATCGTGGGCGTCTCTCGTCCGGTAGTAAAACACAGCTTTTTGGTGAAAAAGGCGGAAGATATCCCTGAAACGATCAAAAAAGCCTTCTACATTTCAACAACGGGTCGTCCTGGACCAGTTGTGATTGATTTGCCAAAAGATGTAATGAATCCGCAAATCAAACTGCCTTACCAATATCCAGAAAGCATTTCGATGCGTTCATACAAGCCAACCACTTCGGGTCATAAAGGCCAAATCAAGAAAGCGCTGAAGTCTTTGATTGAAGCGAAAAAACCGGTGCTTTATGTCGGTGGTGGCGCAGTCATTTCTGGTGCTCACGAACATATTTTAGAACTGGCAGACAAACTTAACCTGCCAGTTGTCAGTACCTTAATGGGCCTAGGTGCATTTCCGGGGACTCACAAAAACTCGCTTGGTATGTTGGGGATGCACGGTACCTACGAAGCCAATATGGCGATGCACGAAGCGGATCTAATCTTCGGTATTGGGGTACGTTTTGATGACCGCACCACCAATAACCTTGAGAAGTACTGTCCAAATGCGAAAGTGATGCACATTGATATTGATCCGTCGTCGATCTCCAAAAACGTCAAAGTGGATCTTCCAATCGTAGGCTCTGCTGAAAAAGTACTGACTACTATGCTTGGTCTACTGGCAGAGCAAGATTGTGGCAACGATGAAGCGGCGATCACTAAATGGTGGGATGATATTCAAGTGTGGCGCGATCGTCAGTGCTTGTCTTACGAAACGTCGTCGGATCGTATCAAGCCACAGCAAGTCATTGAAACACTGCACAAGCTAACCAATGGTGACGCGTATGTGGCGTCTGATGTAGGCCAGCACCAAATGTTTGCGGCGTTGTACTACCCATTCAACAAACCTCGCCGTTGGATCAATTCGGGTGGCTTGGGCACAATGGGCTTCGGTCTTCCTGCTGGTATGGGCGTTAAGTTCGCGATGCCTGAAGAAGAAGTGGTGGTGGTGACGGGTGATGGCAGTATCCAGATGAACATTCAGGAGTTATCGACGGCCATGCAGTACGATATTCCTGTGAAGATCATCAACCTTAATAACCGATTCCTCGGTATGGTAAAACAGTGGCAAGACATAATTTATCAAGGTCGCCACTCTAACTCTTACATGAGTTCTGTTCCGGATTTTGCTGCGATTGCAGAAGCTTATGGTCACGTCGGCATTCGTATCGAAACGCCAGATCAGCTCGAAGAAGGGCTACAAAAAGCGTTGGATATGAAAGATCGTTTGGTGTTTGTTGATATCAACGTAGACGAAACCGAGCACGTATACCCGATGCAAATTAAAGGCGAAGGTATGGACAAGATGTGGCTAAGCAAAACGGAGAGAACTTAA
- the ilvN gene encoding acetolactate synthase small subunit — protein sequence MRHIISLLLENQPGALSRVVGLFSQRGYNIESLTVSPTDDETLSRLNITTTSDEMQLEQIQKQLHKLIDVLKVQEVTEFEHIERELMMVKVKASGFARAEVKRTADIFRGQIVDVTASQYTVQLAGTSEKLDAFIQAISEVTEVVEVARSGVVGIARGERALKP from the coding sequence ATGAGACACATTATTTCATTGCTATTGGAAAACCAACCGGGTGCGTTGTCTCGTGTTGTCGGCTTGTTCTCTCAACGTGGTTACAACATTGAATCATTGACCGTATCGCCGACGGATGACGAAACGTTATCGCGTTTGAACATCACAACCACATCGGATGAAATGCAGCTGGAGCAAATCCAGAAACAGCTACACAAGTTGATTGATGTACTGAAAGTGCAAGAAGTTACTGAGTTTGAACACATTGAACGTGAACTGATGATGGTGAAAGTGAAAGCCAGTGGTTTTGCTCGAGCGGAAGTGAAACGTACGGCAGATATTTTCCGAGGACAGATTGTGGATGTCACCGCTTCTCAGTACACAGTGCAGCTTGCTGGCACCAGTGAAAAGCTCGACGCGTTCATCCAAGCCATCTCCGAAGTCACCGAAGTGGTCGAAGTAGCACGTAGCGGGGTAGTGGGTATTGCCCGTGGAGAACGAGCGTTAAAGCCTTAA
- a CDS encoding sensor domain-containing diguanylate cyclase, translating into MKVKKLVGTLLATALFFSALTATYYYQKYQALLANNVENTAKEALHQLAYTGREYNNIQDQIETISDLLGHSQSLYDYLREPSKANLTILENMWSSVARNQKLYKQIRFLDTSGTEKVRIKYDFKTGIAGPSLILRDKSAREYFKYAQSLDNEQISAWGIELERDKGELVYPLSPSLRILMPISVNDVRQGYLVLNVDIEYLSSLLNYSPVRDFHIELVKHNGFYIASPDESRLYGDIIPERSQFNFSNMYPDIWPRVVSEQAGYSYNGEHLIAFSSIKFVSNEPLHLIIDLSNEQLSKRATRDINDLIQESLFVLSLVLVFTLPITALALHYRRHSVESKLARAALDGMTAVMISDASLRIIMVNQEFENMMGYSTEQVKGSNAHSLILLPEDLEETLNIWNKLGRENVWEGEVRCRTQLNHVFTAIMRIQANLTKSGKISYYITSLVDISERKALEEQLRNLSEKDGLTGLWNRRKFEEQLTHYANIVERYPDTPTTCLALFDIDHFKRINDERGHDEGDKVICSVAETLLREVRTTDFVSRVGGEEFAVIMPHTTVKEAEVVLNRLRVAVQLRSNMTVTVSAGYSDLTADRTRSYKCADIALYESKSAGRNCVSLCHSIDDIA; encoded by the coding sequence GTGAAAGTAAAAAAGCTGGTCGGCACATTATTGGCGACAGCACTATTCTTTAGTGCCCTCACCGCCACCTACTACTACCAGAAATACCAAGCCCTCTTAGCGAATAATGTTGAAAACACCGCCAAAGAAGCCTTACACCAACTGGCTTACACTGGGCGCGAATACAACAATATTCAAGATCAGATAGAAACCATCAGCGACCTACTTGGTCACAGTCAAAGCCTTTACGATTACTTACGTGAACCCAGTAAAGCCAATCTGACCATCTTAGAGAACATGTGGAGCTCGGTTGCTCGCAACCAAAAACTGTACAAGCAGATCCGTTTTCTCGATACCTCTGGCACCGAAAAAGTTCGCATTAAGTACGATTTCAAAACCGGCATCGCTGGCCCATCATTGATCCTTCGAGATAAATCTGCGCGAGAGTATTTTAAATACGCGCAGAGTTTGGATAACGAGCAAATCTCAGCTTGGGGGATTGAACTTGAAAGGGACAAAGGTGAATTGGTTTATCCGCTAAGTCCGTCACTACGCATTTTGATGCCAATTTCAGTGAATGACGTTCGACAGGGTTACTTAGTGTTGAATGTCGATATCGAGTATCTGTCATCCCTTCTCAACTATTCACCAGTGCGAGATTTCCACATCGAGTTGGTTAAGCACAACGGCTTTTATATCGCGAGTCCTGACGAGTCGCGCTTGTATGGCGATATTATTCCTGAGCGTTCTCAGTTTAATTTCTCGAACATGTATCCAGATATATGGCCGCGAGTGGTATCTGAGCAAGCGGGGTACTCTTATAACGGTGAACATTTGATTGCGTTTAGCTCGATTAAGTTTGTCTCCAACGAACCTTTGCATCTCATCATCGACCTCTCGAATGAGCAGTTGTCAAAAAGAGCGACGCGCGACATCAATGACCTTATTCAAGAATCCTTGTTTGTATTAAGTCTTGTACTGGTTTTCACTTTGCCAATTACCGCGTTGGCGCTGCATTACCGTCGTCATAGTGTGGAATCGAAGTTAGCCCGTGCCGCACTCGATGGTATGACCGCCGTCATGATTTCTGACGCATCGCTTCGCATCATCATGGTCAACCAAGAGTTTGAAAACATGATGGGTTATTCTACCGAACAAGTGAAAGGCTCGAATGCCCACAGCCTGATTTTGCTTCCTGAAGACCTCGAAGAGACGCTAAACATTTGGAATAAGTTAGGGCGCGAGAATGTTTGGGAAGGCGAAGTACGCTGCCGTACCCAATTGAATCATGTGTTTACGGCGATCATGCGTATCCAAGCGAACTTAACAAAGTCCGGTAAAATCAGCTATTACATCACTTCGCTGGTGGATATTTCTGAACGTAAAGCGTTGGAAGAGCAGCTGCGCAACTTAAGTGAGAAAGACGGTTTGACTGGACTGTGGAACCGCAGAAAGTTTGAAGAACAATTAACCCACTACGCGAATATTGTAGAACGTTATCCTGATACACCGACGACGTGTTTGGCTTTGTTTGATATTGACCACTTTAAGCGCATTAACGATGAACGCGGTCACGATGAAGGGGATAAAGTCATTTGTAGCGTCGCAGAAACGTTACTACGTGAAGTGCGCACTACGGATTTTGTTTCTCGTGTCGGTGGTGAGGAGTTTGCGGTGATCATGCCTCATACCACAGTTAAAGAGGCCGAAGTGGTGCTCAATCGTTTGCGAGTCGCGGTTCAGCTGCGAAGCAATATGACCGTTACCGTCAGTGCGGGTTATAGTGACCTTACTGCCGATCGAACTCGAAGCTATAAGTGCGCAGATATCGCGCTGTATGAATCCAAAAGCGCTGGTAGAAACTGCGTTTCTTTGTGTCATAGCATTGATGATATTGCTTAG
- a CDS encoding GntR family transcriptional regulator, producing the protein MYVSSPTLTDKVSKMICQDILTGELKPGQKLVVAELKEKYNVGASPIREALVQLSWSKYVKLSPQKGCWVAPVCKHELNDLYESLRMTASFLLKKAIMTGDENWELDVLTSYHKLSRVNLDQGFCWREWEERHYHFLEALLEGANSHNLFTFFRDILNQIKRYHYFAMQVLGTNNQGHCNIDEQEMIMKLSLSKNSDDAVQFLDRYLLKSLQCVETAIDNPL; encoded by the coding sequence GTGTATGTGTCCAGTCCCACTCTTACCGACAAAGTATCAAAAATGATCTGTCAGGATATCCTGACTGGTGAGCTAAAACCTGGTCAAAAACTTGTGGTTGCAGAGCTAAAAGAGAAATACAACGTAGGTGCCTCCCCTATTCGCGAAGCATTGGTTCAGCTATCGTGGAGCAAATACGTCAAACTCTCGCCGCAAAAAGGCTGCTGGGTTGCACCAGTGTGTAAGCATGAGTTGAATGACTTGTATGAAAGCCTACGGATGACGGCTTCATTTCTATTGAAAAAGGCGATCATGACAGGTGATGAGAACTGGGAACTGGACGTCCTAACTTCATACCACAAACTATCTCGAGTGAATCTCGACCAAGGCTTTTGCTGGAGAGAATGGGAAGAACGCCACTATCACTTTCTTGAGGCGTTGCTTGAGGGGGCGAACTCGCACAATTTGTTTACCTTCTTCCGAGATATTTTAAACCAGATCAAGCGTTACCATTACTTTGCTATGCAAGTGCTAGGAACGAACAATCAAGGTCACTGCAATATCGATGAACAAGAGATGATCATGAAGTTATCGCTGTCTAAAAATAGTGACGATGCGGTGCAGTTTCTGGATCGTTATTTGTTGAAGTCGTTGCAATGTGTCGAAACCGCCATCGACAATCCGCTATAA
- the pykF gene encoding pyruvate kinase PykF: MKKTKIVCTIGPKTESVEKLTELVNAGMNVMRLNFSHGDYEEHGTRIANFRKVMEATGKQLAILLDTKGPEIRTIKLEGGNDVDLVAGQEFTFTTDTSVVGNKDKVAVTYAGFAADLNVGNTILVDDGLIEMEVIATTDTEVKCKVLNNGALGENKGVNLPGVSVNLPALSEKDKNDLKFGCEQGVDFVAASFIRKASDVQEIREVLAANGGENIHIISKIENQEGVDNFDEILELSDGIMVARGDLGVEIPAEEVIFAQKMMIEKCNRARKMVITATQMLDSMINNPRPTRAEAGDVANAVMDGTDAVMLSGETAKGKYPVEAVTIMAQIAKRTDSVLKAELGSRLDSPRLRITEAVCKGAVDTAEKLAAPLIVVATEGGKSARSVRKYFPTANILALTTNKKTAAQLVLTKGVTPVVVDAIESTDAFYVAGKELALESGLGNKGDIVVMVSGALVASGTTNTASVHVL, translated from the coding sequence ATGAAAAAGACCAAAATCGTTTGTACGATTGGCCCTAAAACTGAATCTGTAGAGAAGCTAACTGAACTAGTAAACGCAGGCATGAACGTAATGCGTCTTAACTTCTCTCACGGTGACTACGAAGAACACGGCACTCGTATCGCGAACTTCCGCAAAGTAATGGAAGCTACTGGCAAACAACTAGCAATCCTTCTAGATACTAAAGGTCCAGAAATCCGCACTATCAAACTAGAAGGCGGTAACGACGTTGATCTAGTAGCAGGTCAAGAATTCACTTTCACAACTGACACTTCAGTTGTAGGTAACAAAGACAAAGTTGCAGTAACTTACGCTGGCTTCGCAGCTGACCTAAACGTTGGTAACACTATCCTAGTAGACGACGGTCTAATCGAGATGGAAGTTATCGCAACAACTGACACTGAAGTTAAATGTAAAGTTCTTAACAACGGTGCTCTAGGCGAAAACAAAGGTGTTAACCTTCCTGGCGTTTCTGTAAACCTACCAGCTCTATCTGAAAAAGATAAGAACGACCTTAAATTCGGTTGTGAGCAAGGCGTTGATTTCGTAGCTGCATCTTTCATCCGTAAAGCTTCTGACGTTCAAGAAATCCGTGAAGTTCTAGCTGCAAACGGCGGCGAGAACATCCACATCATCTCTAAGATCGAAAACCAAGAAGGTGTTGATAACTTCGATGAGATCCTAGAACTTTCTGACGGCATCATGGTTGCTCGTGGCGACCTAGGTGTTGAAATCCCAGCTGAAGAAGTAATCTTCGCTCAGAAAATGATGATCGAGAAGTGTAACCGTGCACGTAAGATGGTTATCACTGCAACTCAAATGCTTGATTCTATGATCAACAACCCACGTCCTACTCGTGCGGAAGCAGGCGACGTTGCAAACGCAGTAATGGACGGCACAGACGCAGTAATGCTTTCTGGCGAAACAGCAAAAGGTAAATACCCTGTTGAAGCGGTAACTATCATGGCTCAAATCGCTAAACGTACTGACTCTGTACTTAAAGCTGAACTAGGTTCTCGTCTAGACAGCCCACGTCTACGCATCACTGAAGCAGTATGTAAAGGCGCAGTAGACACAGCTGAAAAACTGGCTGCTCCACTGATCGTTGTTGCAACTGAAGGCGGTAAGTCTGCACGTTCAGTACGTAAGTACTTCCCAACTGCAAACATCCTAGCGCTAACAACTAACAAGAAAACTGCAGCACAACTAGTTCTAACTAAGGGTGTTACTCCAGTTGTTGTTGACGCTATCGAAAGCACTGACGCATTCTACGTAGCAGGTAAAGAACTTGCTCTAGAATCTGGTCTAGGTAACAAAGGCGATATCGTAGTAATGGTTTCTGGTGCTCTAGTCGCTTCAGGTACTACGAACACAGCTTCTGTACACGTACTATAA
- a CDS encoding DeoR/GlpR family DNA-binding transcription regulator: MSKRNTQLRRHAISNMVNELGEVSVDELAQKFETSEVTIRKDLASLEKNGQLLRRYGGAIAIPTEVIHEELSSNVSTRKLSLAKAAASLIRDHNRIVIDSGSTTAALIQQLNDKRGLVVMTNSLHVANALNELESEPTLLMTGGTWDTHSESFQGKVAESVLRAYDFDQLFIGADGIDLERGTTTFNELVGLSKVMAEVSREVIVMIESEKIGRKIPNLELAWHQIDVLVTDADIQPEHKVQIEQHGVKVICA; the protein is encoded by the coding sequence ATGTCGAAACGAAACACTCAACTGAGAAGACACGCGATTTCCAACATGGTAAATGAGCTCGGAGAAGTCAGTGTTGATGAACTGGCTCAAAAGTTCGAAACCTCAGAAGTCACGATTAGAAAGGACTTAGCTTCTCTAGAAAAAAATGGACAACTTTTACGCCGATACGGTGGTGCGATTGCCATCCCTACGGAAGTTATTCATGAAGAACTAAGCTCTAATGTTTCGACTCGAAAGTTAAGTTTGGCGAAAGCTGCGGCATCATTGATTCGCGACCATAATCGAATCGTGATAGACAGCGGTAGCACGACCGCTGCGCTGATTCAGCAACTGAACGACAAACGTGGCTTGGTGGTCATGACCAACTCGTTGCACGTCGCCAATGCCCTTAACGAACTAGAGAGTGAACCTACTCTGCTAATGACAGGCGGAACTTGGGATACGCACTCTGAATCCTTTCAAGGCAAAGTAGCCGAATCTGTATTACGAGCTTACGACTTTGACCAGCTGTTTATTGGTGCGGATGGCATCGATTTGGAGCGCGGAACCACAACATTTAATGAGTTGGTTGGCTTAAGTAAGGTGATGGCAGAAGTCTCTCGTGAAGTCATCGTTATGATCGAGTCCGAAAAAATCGGTCGTAAGATCCCTAACTTAGAGCTCGCTTGGCATCAAATTGATGTGCTGGTCACCGATGCGGATATCCAACCAGAGCACAAAGTACAGATTGAACAACATGGCGTGAAAGTCATTTGCGCCTAA
- the glmS gene encoding glutamine--fructose-6-phosphate transaminase (isomerizing), with protein sequence MCGIVGAVAQRDVAEILVEGLRRLEYRGYDSAGVAIVDAEANLTRIRRLGKVQELADAVDEAKVVGGTGIAHTRWATHGEPSEINAHPHMSGDITVVHNGIIENHEELRELLQSRGYVFESQTDTEVIAHMVEWELRTAESLLEAVQKTAKQLEGAYGTVAMDRKDPSRIVVARSGSPIVIGFGVGENFLASDQLALLNVTRRFMYLEEGDVAEITRRDVTVFDVTGERVEREITESNAEHDAGDKGQYRHFMQKEIYEQPKALINTMEGRITADSVVTDAIGVHAADILSKVEHVQIVACGTSYNAGMTARYWFEDIAGVSCDVEIASEFRYRKFVTRPNSLLITLSQSGETADTLAALRLAKEKGYMAAMTICNVAGSSLVRESDFAFMTRAGVEIGVASTKAFTTQLSALLMLVTALGKEQGRISKEKEKEIVEALHALPKQINAALSFEKEIEALATDFADKHHTLFLGRGEFYPIAMEASLKLKEISYIHAEAYAAGELKHGPLALIDADMPVVVVAPSNDLLEKLKSNVEEVRARGGLLYVFADADAGFEGDETMKIITMPHVSEITAAIYYTIPMQLLSYYVALIKGTDVDQPRNLAKAVTVE encoded by the coding sequence ATGTGTGGAATCGTAGGTGCAGTAGCACAACGAGATGTTGCAGAAATTTTAGTTGAAGGCTTACGCCGCTTGGAATACCGCGGTTACGACTCTGCGGGCGTGGCAATTGTTGACGCTGAAGCAAACCTAACGCGCATTCGTCGCCTAGGTAAAGTACAAGAGTTGGCGGACGCGGTTGATGAAGCGAAAGTGGTTGGCGGTACTGGTATTGCTCACACTCGCTGGGCGACACACGGTGAACCTTCTGAAATCAACGCTCACCCGCACATGTCTGGCGACATCACGGTGGTTCACAACGGTATTATTGAAAACCACGAAGAGCTGCGTGAACTGCTTCAATCTCGTGGTTACGTATTCGAATCGCAAACGGATACAGAAGTTATCGCACACATGGTTGAGTGGGAACTGCGTACAGCTGAATCTCTACTAGAAGCGGTACAAAAAACCGCGAAACAACTTGAAGGCGCGTACGGCACAGTGGCGATGGATCGTAAAGACCCATCTCGCATCGTCGTAGCACGTTCTGGCAGCCCAATCGTGATCGGTTTTGGTGTCGGTGAGAACTTCCTTGCTTCTGACCAACTTGCACTTCTTAACGTAACACGTCGCTTCATGTACCTAGAAGAAGGTGACGTAGCAGAAATTACTCGCCGTGACGTAACGGTTTTCGATGTGACTGGCGAACGTGTTGAGCGTGAAATTACCGAATCAAATGCAGAGCATGATGCAGGTGATAAAGGGCAATACCGTCACTTCATGCAAAAAGAAATCTACGAGCAACCTAAAGCGTTGATCAACACAATGGAAGGCCGCATCACGGCAGACTCTGTTGTAACTGATGCGATCGGTGTGCATGCGGCAGACATTCTAAGCAAAGTAGAACACGTACAAATCGTCGCGTGTGGTACGTCTTACAACGCAGGTATGACAGCGCGTTACTGGTTTGAAGACATTGCTGGCGTGAGCTGTGACGTCGAAATCGCGTCTGAGTTCCGTTACCGTAAGTTTGTGACTCGTCCAAACAGCCTTCTTATTACGTTGTCTCAGTCTGGTGAAACAGCAGATACGTTAGCAGCACTTCGTCTTGCGAAAGAAAAAGGTTACATGGCGGCGATGACCATCTGTAACGTAGCGGGTTCTTCTTTGGTTCGTGAGTCAGATTTTGCATTCATGACTCGCGCTGGCGTCGAAATCGGCGTGGCTTCAACCAAAGCGTTCACGACTCAGCTTTCTGCACTACTTATGTTGGTAACAGCCCTGGGTAAAGAGCAAGGTCGCATCAGCAAAGAGAAAGAAAAAGAGATTGTCGAAGCGCTACACGCACTTCCTAAGCAAATCAACGCGGCACTTTCTTTCGAGAAAGAAATTGAAGCACTAGCAACGGATTTTGCAGACAAGCACCACACTTTGTTCCTAGGCCGTGGCGAGTTCTATCCAATCGCGATGGAAGCGTCTCTAAAACTGAAAGAGATCTCTTACATCCACGCAGAAGCGTACGCGGCGGGTGAACTGAAACACGGTCCTCTTGCGCTGATTGATGCTGACATGCCTGTTGTGGTGGTTGCACCAAGCAACGACCTACTTGAGAAGCTAAAATCAAACGTTGAAGAAGTGCGTGCACGTGGCGGCCTTCTATACGTATTCGCAGATGCAGACGCAGGCTTCGAAGGCGATGAAACAATGAAGATCATCACGATGCCTCACGTTAGTGAAATCACGGCGGCGATCTACTACACCATCCCAATGCAGTTGCTGTCTTACTACGTAGCACTGATCAAAGGTACGGACGTAGACCAACCACGTAACTTAGCGAAAGCGGTGACGGTTGAGTAA